A single region of the Vicia villosa cultivar HV-30 ecotype Madison, WI linkage group LG4, Vvil1.0, whole genome shotgun sequence genome encodes:
- the LOC131595036 gene encoding uncharacterized protein LOC131595036, giving the protein MPHRGSSPPLISLPLLIILLPILTLTLLFLAVPPLLSAATNVLQHSPVKTTWNWNWNSFNIILVFVAILFGVFARRNDDESSPQPSPTVPDHSHAFRRVSVSSERAETSGGYESQQWFGFSNDETPNRLPSPVTGVNRLRRSSSSYPDLRQMETDDSRYKFRFFDDFEIEKQFRSPSTATFSTPNHRKQLPEYGIQSEEQLEEQVHVKEIPVDTFQIRPSPVKSSSPPPPPPPPPASTRRHSQRIHQTVESRSEITEVEDPEFTRIDSPPPTTTPPRPSVKTRSEQKHGKNERRKSNVKREIAMVWASVLSNQRKRKKKERPRNHHNHHYDNVEDLTNNTTAPPVTPPPPPPLPPPSVFQSIFRKGMGKSKKIHSVHSVPAPPPPPPSRRSSKPKNQIPQPPLTPPPSRRSSQPQNQIPQPPPTPPRQGSRTKPPLPNKSTSFINDTLNSGNQSPLIPIPPPLPPFKIPAMKFELRGDFVKILSNQSSRCTSPEREHIDGEVSETTTVTNSGMIHNSNASVHVFCPSPDVNAKAATFIARLRGEWRLQKLNSIKEKGNGSLPFARDSTH; this is encoded by the exons ATGCCCCACCGTGGCTCATCGCCACCGTTAATCAGCCTCCCACTCCTCATCATTCTACTTCCCATCCTCACCTTAACCCTCCTCTTCCTCGCCGTACCTCCGCTTCTCTCCGCTGCCACCAACGTCCTCCAACACTCCCCTGTTAAAACCACCTGGAACTGGAACTGGAACTCCTTCAACATTATCCTCGTCTTTGTCGCCATCCTCTTCGGTGTTTTCGCTAGACGAAACGACGACGAATCGTCACCACAGCCAAGCCCCACCGTTCCCGATCATAGCCATGCCTTCCGCAGAGTTTCGGTATCTTCTGAAAGAGCTGAAACTAGTGGTGGTTACGAATCGCAACAATGGTTTGGATTCTCTAATGATGAAACTCCAAACCGGTTGCCGTCACCGGTTACCGGTGTTAACCGGTTGAGAAGAAGTAGTAGTTCTTACCCAGATCTACGTCAGATGGAAACCGATGATTCACGTTACAAGTTTCGTTTCTTTGATGATTTCGAAATCGAGAAACAGTTCCGTTCACCGTCTACAGCAACATTTTCCACAccaaatcaccgtaaacagttgCCGGAATATGGAATTCAATCAGAAGAGCAACTTGAAGAGCAAGTTCACGTTAAGGAAATTCCTGTAGATACCTTTCAAATTCGTCCTTCTCCGGTGAAGTCATCCTCACCTCCTCCGCCACCGCCTCCTCCACCGGCTTCGACTAGGAGACATTCACAACGTATCCACCAGACAGTAGAGAGTAGGAGCGAGATAACGGAGGTTGAAGATCCTGAGTTCACGAGGATTGATTCTCCGCCACCGACAACCACGCCTCCGCGCCCGTCGGTGAAGACTCGATCGGAGCAGAAACACGGAAAGAATGAGAGAAGGAAAAGTAACGTGAAGAGAGAGATAGCAATGGTTTGGGCTTCGGTACTTTCTAATCAAAGAAAgcgaaagaagaaagagagaccaAGAAACCATCATAATCACCATTATGATAATGTTGAGGATTTAACAAACAACACAACGGCGCCGCCGGTGACTCCGCCGCCACCTCCTCCACTGCCTCCACCTTCGGTTTTTCAAAGTATATTTAGAAAGGGGATGGGCAAGAGTAAGAAAATCCATTCAGTACATTCAGTCCCAGCGCCACCTCCTCCTCCGCCGTCAAGGAGATCGTCTAAGCCGAAGAATCAAATCCCCCAGC CTCCACTGACTCCTCCACCGTCAAGGAGATCTTCTCAACCTCAGAATCAAATCCCCCAGCCTCCACCAACACCACCTCGCCAGGGAAGCCGCACCAAACCGCCATTGCCAAACAAATCGACCAGCTTCATCAATGACACCTTAAACAGCGGCAACCAGTCGCCTCTGATCCCCATTCCACCGCCTTTACCACCGTTTAAGATTCCTGCAATGAAATTCGAACTTCGCGGGGATTTTGTTAAGATACTTAGTAACCAGAGCTCGAGGTGTACTTCGCCCGAGCGAGAGCACATTGATGGAGAAGTTTCAGAAACCACCACCGTTACAAACTCCGGTATGATTCATAACAGCAACGCGAGTGTGCATGTTTTCTGTCCGAGCCCTGACGTGAATGCGAAGGCTGCAACATTCATTGCTCGTCTCAGGGGAGAATGGAGGCTACAAAAGCTCAACTCCATCAAGGAGAAAGGCAATGGCTCATTGCCTTTTGCAAGGGATTCCACACACTAA